The genomic stretch ACAGGAGCACTAGGGTCATCTTTTCTTTTAGCCTTGAAGTTGAAATGCGCCCTATACCCACGTGTGACCTCTCCTAATTCATATGAACCAGGCTTGACCAACTCCAAGTTGTGACCCTGTCAAATACTCTATTCAATTATTCCAGAATAAAAACGTATAAGGTTGGGGAAAGGGGACAAATTAGTCCGGTAAAAACATGGTTCACGCAGAATGACAGGCATAAATCAGAAGAACACAAACCTGTTCACGCAGGTATGATAAAGCTGCACCAGCAAATATACGCGAAGTCTTTTCCATTCCTTCACTTTCCCTATAGCAAAGACAGTAAGATAAAGGCGTCATCTCCTCACTTTGCTACACAGTTCTCATTCACAGCCACATCAATTGCAGTGAAACACTCTCCATACTTGCATAGTGAGTTAGTGACATTTTTAGAGCCACAATGGGAAAAAGGGATCGTAATTTCACGTCTAATGGGGTGCAAGACGACTAACACGAGAAGGAATACAGTTCCAAATAGAAAGAGCAAGAACGCCTCAACATACCGGAACAAAATATCTTCCAGATCTTCACGCTTTTCATCAAACCTTCAATTATCAAAATTAAAAATAAGAATCCTTCAAAAGTTTGACAAAGTGGAAAAgtgctagcacttccaaaatacTCTATCTGCATATATACTGTATACATACTTAGTAAATATGGATTGATAAAAGAGGAGTGTTGTACAGATTACTATAGCACGAGAGCAGATATAGAAGACAAAGATACATCAATATATTGTTTAGAACAGTCGAACACGGTATTAGGTTCAAAATAGAATATATATGGGTAGATACAACAAAGGTTACTCTCAAAACAATTAATACCCAGCAGATCACAGCTATTTAGCATCCAAACATTTGACATTGAAATTTAACTCAATACAATAAAACTTATCAATTGCAAATATAACGAGCGAGAGAAAAAACATTAACATACCGCATATTGTCCTTTTTCTCTATTGCTTtaggtttcttcttctttttcggaCGGATAACCTCTGTATAAACCTTAATACCATTGCTACAAATGACAAATGAAAAAACAAAAAGCCTTGAAAAATTTTACCAAGTAAAATGAGGAGATCACCAGAGACAAGTACTAGAGCAATCCATCCCCTAGCACACGCTCCAAACTCGTCCATTCCAATCTTTTGAACCAAACACTTACATAGTGAGTTGTGAATAGAAAAGGCATGAAGGAATCAACTTACAAGCTTATCTCATAGTGCTGAGGGAAATAATCCAGATACTCGTCAGGTTTCAACTTCGGAGATTCCATGGGAACCTTTTCACCAGACCTGACAATCCAAAATAAACAAGAAACCATTAGGAGATTGATTATAAAGGTGAATAAGTAACTAGTAGTTGTGACAATTTTTCCATTTCTTCAAACACCTCAGCGCAAAATTCAGGGAAAAACgtgtcaaaattttaaaattgaTGCATTGAATTATAAGCCATATAGCCTTGCAGAAAATAAAACGGGAATATGGCCCGTATCCTCACCCTCAGCTACCTAGTCGCCCCCccacccacacacacacacacacacacacacacacacacacacacacacacacacacgccaGAGTTTCTAAGAGCCGGAATTTGAAAAAAAGGATCGTAATTTCATGTCAAACGAAGCCAAAAACATGAAAAGATCTAAATAGAAACAGCAAGAACCACGTATGAACATACTGGAAACGAAATTGAACAACATCAATTTACCAAAGTTGCTGATCAATTTCTCTTGACGCAAATTTTTTGACTTTTCATATACAAGAGGCTGTAAAAAGTTTGATGCTGCCTAGTTTCTATTAAAAAATGAATTAAGTGTGATCAAACAAACACTTGACAACAGCCCAAGGCATAAAGTGTCGGGCATGGGGAACTTTATATCTTGTCCGATGGGGCACAGAACACTTTGATGAGAAGGAATAAACAGTGGCaaataaaaaagagaaagaaaagatcAACGTACTGCGGGTCACTATTACATTTCATTGCCTTAGGCTTCTTCTTCTtatcattcttcttcttcttcttcttcttcttcttcttcttagtCTCATTCTTTTGCGAACAAGAAACCTCACTTTCACTTTCAGTAGTCTCGTAGGGAAGCCTTCAAATgacaaaatgaaaaacaagaaccAAGGTGAACAGATGGTATACAAACAATACAAAATTTGCAACTCACATGAATTAGAATTCTTGTCCTCCCTCCGTCTCAGTCATTATTTTACTATTTCACTCTACTCTAGGgtatctcattcatttgtttacctttctatatcGGGAATGTTTTCTATAAGCAATTTGATTAATTCCAATCTATTCCGACCTCGACTCGGGAGTGAGTTTgaaataaaaatagaaaaaagaGGGAGAAGGAATCATCATACAGGATATCATCCATTGTAAGCGTTTCACCAGACCTGATAatccaaacaaaacaaaaactaaTTTATTCAAAAGACTGATTATTaagatgaatgaataaattacgATTAAAAGAAAAGGCGAAGAATGAAAACCTGGATTCATAGGAATCGGAATTCTCAATCGAAAGAGAAGTCGACATGATTTTGATTTAAAATTTGATCTTCTTAACCTCGCTCCCGCCTTAATTTACCCGCTATTTATTTCTTGATCGATTGATTTAGAAACCTACTCgattttggattttgattttggggATTTCgattttgaaaccctagaatttttcCTCCTATTCTTGAGTGATATAATTTGGCGCGCTTGGTGATATTTAACACAAAAGACGTCTATTATGGTTTGCTTGGATGAGGGTAAAACTTAAAAGGAGGAAATGAATGGGGGATAACATTCTGATTGGTTCTCTAATTTaatgggaaaaaaaaaaaatttctaaatTGGTCTCACCACAAACTTGccttatattattttttcatTCAATAATTATCACACTAACTAACATACTTCGTATGTCATAATTTAAAAATCAACCCGTGCATTTTTCTGCACGAGATTAAAACTAGCAATTAGTatattatacaaccagttgtatatggtTGTATGGTGTAGAATTCGAGCTGTgtactaaagttttcgagttttgttaaaAAGAATCTGAGTTGTGCtttaaagtttttgaactcacacacttcaacataaaaaaataaactcttacaaaactcaataaaattgcacataagctcggattaatGTCTTCTCAGTTGTACAATACTTATTATACAACCCACAGTATAAATAATATTGTGTAAAACTAGTATATGGTATTTTTAGAGCCGGAATGAGAAAAAAGGAATCGTAATTTCATTGCCTTAGGCTTTGATGAGAGGAATAAACAGTGTaaataaaaaagagaaagaaaggatCAACGTACTGCGGGTCActattacatatttacatttcaTTGCCTTAGGCTTCTTCTTCCTATTCTTCTTAGGGCTCGCCTGGAATGAAGGAAAAAAATTAGGGGGGTAATGTTTTAAGGGGAGTAATTACCGAGGAATTTAATCCAAGAAGTAATATGTTCCTTATTTTCAAGTTTGGAATACTAAGAGAATTATTACTGGAGTAATCTATTTTCGGGTTTGGTAAAAGTGTAATTAGTGCATTATGTATAAAATGCTTTTATATTTGTTCAATATAGAGAGTAATGCATTACTCCAGTAATAATTACCCATAGGGAGGGTGGGTAATATATTACCCTAGATGAGAGTAATAAGTTGTCTAGATGAATAATCACCTCGTACCAAACTCACTAAAATAACCCCAAATCATTACTCCCTTATTTTTTCCACATTTTTTCCCTTAATCCAAACAAGCCCTTAATCTTATTCTTATGCGAACAAAAAACCTCACTTTCACTTTCAGGCTCATAGGGAAGCCTTCAAATgacaaaatgaaaaacaagaaccAAGGTGAACAGATGGTTAGCCTACAAACAATACAAACTTTGCAACTCACATGGATTAGAATTCTTATCctccctccgtctcggtcattATTTTACTATTTCACTCTACTCTAGGatatctcattcatttgtttaactttttaTATCGGGAATGTTTTCTGTAGGCAATTTGATTATTTATAAGGATTTTGGTCCACTTGTCAGCCAATAACGGTACACAATCAACAAAGTAGAAAAGGAAAAAATTTGATGTGTGGAAGCTTAGAAgtaaccaagatcgatcaatcTATGGTGAGTGGTGACTGATACCATATGAAACTTCATCATCTTTATCTGATATGAAGTTGTACTAAAAATATTGAAGATTTGAGAAAGGAGAAGGAAAGAAAGAGACGAGTAAGAGAGAACTTGAGAGAAAATGTAACaccaattctcattgaagacggactcTTTTCGTCACAAATTGAAGACAGGCCAAATTTCGCCATTTTAAGGACAAAATGTGACAATTTTAATGACAAATTATTATAGCCTAGGAAATTATTCTGGTAACTTTTTAGGTAAAATAGTTACATTTTTGTCTTAAATGGGTCATATTTTACCCCattttcagcttgtgacgaaatGTACCATCACAAGCAAGACACTTTGAAAATGTAATTCTGTATTATTAACTTGTGATTGTACAACATGAGATTGCTAGTAGTTATAGAAATACAATTGTTAGAATATAACAAACTTCTAACTAACTCAACAACCTATATAACAACCTTAACTAACTAAGTAACTAACTTATGTAGTTACTAGTTAGTTCATAACTGACTAACTAACTTATGTAGTTAGTCCATAGAGTCCAAATACTTAATCACGTATTCACATGTATTCACAACAATCTGCTCCTTGAAAATATAGAATCAGTTACTTTAATTTCGAAATAAAAATCTTACATAATTCTCAAAATTTGCCAAGTCGAACAACAAATTTCGAAAATGAGAATGAAGCAGCAAGAATGGCCTCTGGAATTTTATGCCAAATTTTCTAAATTGCATATAAAAATCTCAGTTGTATGCCAGAATTGACCTTTAACACGGAAATATTGCATAATTGCATATACTACTTGTATCTTAAGTGCATTAACTGGAAAATTAGCCATAATATTTCAAGTTAAACTGCGGAAAATTAACAAAATAGACATTGATTCGAGTCCAGAAGTTTAAACAAGGTGCAAATATACTACTACATAGTTACTAGCTACATCCCGAGGTTTAAACTGCAGAATTTAACAAAAGAGACGTTGTTTCGATTTGAGTCTAGAAGAGCTACACCCCGAATTAACCTCCCTGATCTTGCAGCGCCGGCTGATGACTATAAGCAACCTAGAACTGTCGGCGGAACTTTCGCAGTTGATTCATGTAAAAGATGAACTTCCCCATTTTTCTGCATAACATTTCCATGTTAAAAAGATACTCGTAATTAGCTTTGGTTAGTATAAGACATACAGATCAACAGATGAGTAATTGTTTTGGATGCAAGACGCATAAAATGGACGATAAGTCAATAATCAATTTACAAGAATTCAAATGGCATATTAGTTATCACTTGATACAAGGATGGATGAACTCGGTAATAAATGGAAGCGTTGGTTGCGGTCACAATAACCCGAGCACATAACATGATGTTTTATCAGGAATTCAGGACTAGTTTTTAATCGGGCATATTCCTAAGTCAGTCGTATTTCACACGCAAagtatgacaacaacaacaacaaccaccccactgcctcaatggctcccgcaaattgcggggtaggggggggggggtcggatgtacccagccttacccttgtgttagaaacacaaagaggctgtttccgaatgacccaagatgaaaattgcgtcgagaactgcatcgaaggactgctacttcactagagaaagaagcgcagccactttagtgagccattttgctttactccatcataatccagaaccaaagagtaatAGTCTATGGAGACAAATTGGTAAGGCGTGGATCGGTCAAGGTAATGAGATCTAACCGTGGTATTAAATCTCGGTTCCAGTGGTGGTTGTTAAGGTATAAATAAAGTCGACATCTCCTAGCATGATAACTTAGTCGTTATTTGGTGTAACAACAAATTCATAAAGGTCCATGCATTTTATAAGCAATGAAGTTTGGGAATGTATGTTAACTAGACCAAAAGCAGGAATCAAAATGCTCCTTACTTCATCCAGGGGAAGCATCGAAATATATTAACTTAAACGAAGTAAACAGAGAAGCGTATCATACTCAAATTCAGCTTTTTGCGGTGTAATAGGTTCCTCATCATCATTATCACTGCTGTCATTCTCTTCAATTTTCTTCGGGACAAATCTCCTACAATGGCATTCACAATAGTCAACACTCGTAAGGCATAACTCATATTCTCATAACATAGCAACATACTTTAGAAAGAATACAAGCATATTTTTCAGTTTTCGCTTCAGAATTACTCTGCAGCTTTAGAACACACTTGTAACAGGAAATTAGTCTTAGCCAAAGGATAAAACCAGGAATACCAGTGTTCCACCCGCTTATGTGAGATGAAACGATCTACAATCAGACCTACTAAATTCAATTAATTGTCAATATAGCACATAAAAATTCATGTTTATGTGTTTATGTGCAAAATGGTCGGTAAACTACTAGTCATGGGTACTTCACTTTGGGGGTGTGTCGGAGTATATACTTTGGACTACTTGGGCACTTCACTTTGGGGGTGTGTCGTGCATAGAATGATACATCACCCCGGCACATGAAAAATATGAAGCTTTTGCCCAGGGTAGACTCTTAGACGCCATCTCACGCGTGGCACTTGTAGCCGTTATAGCTATGCCAAGGTAACACCGCAACATAGCTTCAGCATAAACAACATTAAAACTACAGCATGAAGCTAGAAAACAAGATACAACATGTAACATATTACTACAAACAGCTGTGTGTCGTAAGTCGTGTGTCCTACACCCTCACATTCTAGGTGATCAGCTGATCATTAAGACATGCGAAAAAGGCTCAAATCGTCAAATTTTCCACAAAATAGGCAATTCTGACAATCCTATTTATAAATAACCTTCAACTACAGAATGATGAAGCTTCCATATTAATCTACCTCAGTCCTCCTACCAGAAAGACACATAAGACCATATACATAATACGCCTTTGTCTCAATCATTTcgttacctttgattaaaatacttctcACAAAGTATATGGGACGGAGATAGTATAACAAATTGACAAACAAAAGCACACAACAATCGAAAATTAACACAGAGAACATCCCATATGGTAGTATGGTACCTTCTATTCTTACAATCCTCGTTCAAAAAAGCGAGACTCTCAACAAAAGAACACACATCATAACGAACAGCATAACCGGGGGGTGCAAGCATTGCCACATTGCCAGTACCGGTATCATAAGACCCAAGCTCCATATTCTTACTCGTAACGAGCACCTCCCCATTCTTCCTCCAATAAATACCCTTTTGTAAACTCCCCCTAAGATCAACACTAGCAACCTTACACCACGACGAACCTTTAGTATACTCCTTCTTAACCCACAAATTATACTGAACCAATTCTCCAACCAACATCTCAGTCATCACATAATGATTCACACACAACAACCCTTGAGACTCGAAAACCTCGAGACATAATGGACAAACCTCCCTTAATTCTAAAGGCAATTTCATCATTTGAAACTTCTCCTTAACAAcattaaacaacaacaacaatgtacTCTTATGACCACTACCCTCCTCCTCGGTTCGCCTCTCGAAAGCAACCCAATGAACACTTCCTTTCAGAAAACATTGTGACCATTCCTTATCAGTAGGACAATACTCTACATTATCAGCATTGACCCACCTCCATTTACCTTCTTTAACCGAGTATAACTCGGCTCGAGGCGGGATTTCATCCAATCCATCCCTCCTAGATGGATACACAAGCCTAATaaccttaaaatcatcaatttcATCATCATACCCAAACCCATGAACATTCATATAAGCCCCAATTGTAGTAAAACAAGCTCTAGGTTTAGGCAATTGAATAAAACAACTTAAAATAGGATTCCATAAAATGAAATTATAAGTATTACAAAAATAATCATCTGATAAGAAAATAACCCCATTAACTGACCCAACAAACCTAAAATGAAACCCTTTTGCAGTCTTAAAAGGACACACAATACTCTTCTTAATTAGGGTTTCTAGGGTTTGAGTTTTAGGGTTTTCATTATCTAAGCAAATGTGGTACAATTCCTTGAAGGGTTTTTGTGGGGTTTTGATGGAAAATGTTCTAAGAATAAAAAGATTGGAACTTTGATTGAATTGTTGAGATTTAGAAAGGAAGTTATTGTGAGaagaaatgaaagatgaacaagtgATTAATTTGTTCCATTTTTTTGATACACACATGCAAATTCCTAGCTGTTTAGTTGGAATTCTCTTGAGAATTTCTGGCCAAAAAGATTCAATTTTTTCGTGAATTTCTGGTGAAATTATGGAGGAAGTTtccatttttttttgttgttattgttgttaatggCGGAAGTGTAAAGAAATGAGTAAAGCAGAGTAGTGTAAGTAGAGAGTACAACAGAGTCTTGGAAATGAAAAAATGGAAGCATTTTTAGCAAGGACAGCTGGACAGGAAAAAAAGTGTAGGGAAAATGCATTTTTTTGGTCCATTATTTTTgggggctgatttatatcgacgacgttttagtaaatatcgacaacgttttaaaaaaaaaagacgataagTGCCCTTCCATCCATcaaacactttctctctctaaaaatttttctctcaaattcaactaaaaatcaactaaattaaaaaaaaaaaaaccaacaacaacaattaacaacatgACGGATCCCGAATCACCGGTActtaaacaacttaatcgcttcattatttggttaatttttttttcgCACCGTTAAATCTGTTCGATAATTAACGCCACGTATTAACTTAGTAATAGCAAACATTGCGATTTTTCTGCATAAATCTGAAATTTGTCCCCCGAAAGTTGAACCATGGACCAAAGTTGAAATCCAACGTTCAGTCCATGGTCCAAACGTTGAAAATCAACGTTCACCATGGTCCAAACAATGGAAATCCACGTTCaccatggaccaaacgttggaatcccacgtttggccgcggtgaatttttttttttttttttttaaaaaaataaaataaataaataaataaaaaaaaaaaaaaaatcaccgcgGCCAAACGTGGGATTCCAACGTTTGTCCATGGGCAAATGGTGAAAACCATCGTTCCTCCATGGCCAAACGTCCAAAATTCACGTTTCACCATGGATGAAACAACCAATTCTCACGTTTCATCCATGGTGTCCCCTTCCCCATTTTTTTCGACTCAAATTCGACACCAACAACAATATTATTCGACATATAATTGACTTATTTTACGCAAACAACTATACAattacaactaattagcaaaagattggcaacaaaaacaacaatacaattacaataatacaaacaacaatctatctttcaaaactaattacaaagctaattttttttaaaaaaaaaaaaacggatatGAACAGTAGCGGTGGCGACGGTAAACGGCAGTGGCGGCGTCTGGTTGCGGTGTGGTGGTAGGAGGTGGTGATGGTGTTTGATGTTGGGAATATTTGGAGATTTTTGGAGTTAGAGAGAAAAGAAGAGAGTTAGTGTGATGTGAATGGCAAAATTGTCTTTCGGAatgaaaacgtcgtcgatatttacgaaTTGGGTTATTTTTTTAATGTTCCGGATTAAATATTGGCCCATCGGATAGTTATAAATTTACTTGGGAAAGAAAAAGATTAATGAGTACAACTGGAAATCTGGAATATAACAATGGCGGATTTAGGTGCTAGCTCGGGTGCTTGCCTCCTCTGAAAAATGAAAATCTCACAAGTTTTAattaaaaattttgaatttttttcgagTTTGTCTTTGATAAGTAATAATTAAGCGTCATTTTACCCTTCATTTATACCTTactccgactcgattttgcgtgcttaaatgattaattagctcatttaatttactaatttataataattagttgtattagtttataattaataattaattgtatttatgtataatattagtattattattattattatattaatttaatgtgcAGGCAAAGACGGGAAAGTGAGGCGGAAGAGCAAGACGAGATTATGAGAAGAAATGACGGAGGTGAAAATAGGCTAAATCATGggaaaataaactaagtaaaggagcagctgctaatttcagacggtctttgctgAGCTTTTACTACCACCTCCGGCCACCGTGGCAGCCACCACTCACCACCATTGACCACCCTCCACTTCCAACATCACATCCCAACCACCCATGACCACCGtctgccaccacaacagccaccacgaaCCCTTCTTCCACCCCTAGCCACAAACATACAAATACAACCATTTCATGCACCCATCTTTcaaccaccacaacagccacctcCAGCCATCGTGGGAACCACCCATCACCACCACTAACATCCTCCCACTTCCAACTTCATAACCCAACCACCCATCACCACCATTAACCACCGTGGAAGCCACCACGATCCCTTCTTCCACCTCCGTCCGTAAACAATGCAAATAAATCAACCTATCTTCAACTCCACCTTCTAACCACCTCCGGCCACCGTGGACATCACCTACGACCACCACATCAGCCCATTATCACCTGCCCATAACCTCCATCCACCTACAACCACCACGGCGGCACCAAACCACCACAGCAGCCCGTGTTTCCCTCCTCTGTGTAGCACGCAAATGCGCCTTCAATGCCGCTCCATGCCGGTGCCCCGGCAGTCGACATCCCAACCGGCAGCACACACACTcaactttcctcctttttactCAATGTCTCGCTACCGGCATAGGCACCGGCAGCCGGGCTACCGGCACGCAACACGCAATTCAACATCTCGCATCAATTCGCGCTCTCTCTACCGGCAAACCGTCTGCCGGTGTACCGGCTCCCACACACGCCTCCTTTAATTCTTCCCTTTGCTCCATGGTCTCGCTACCGGTGCCCAGGCCGGCGGCCGGTTGGCCGGCAGGGTCACCTGCTCTGCTTTTTCCCTGTTTTCCATCGTTCGATGTTGTGGGCTTTTGTTTTCACGATTGATTTTGGTGTAGCAGTAGTATTAGTtattaggattattattattgttattagtttaaTAGTATTATTATTTCTTATTATTAGTTTATTATTAGTAGTATCAATTAGCCTAGTATAAAAGGAACACTACCACATTAGAATAAAAACTACACACACTACCACTACCTAAGCCTAGATTAGAATTAGACTAGAAGAGAATTAGTCTCTCCATTTATTCTCTCAAAAATATTTGTAGAACCCTAGAAAAATATTTCTCCTCTCTCAATTTTCCTCTTattaaagttgtaatctttccttaattagactttaattactcatcaaattagtGTAGATTTAGTCCTAGTCTTAGTTATTTGggttgtattttgaagatttgaagaaattcattcttccattattatccaagcttgttcatttcctctttgttggtataattctcatcttttgtttacattactttcattagtttacatttcttatgttggttaattgttattcattcaaagtttccatctttatcaattttacaatgtttacttgtgtattgttggaaattgttggtGATTTCTCATccatgaacatgagtgagtagtctcatcTAGAGTTTAGGGGGATCTTGGGTCATTAATGGGTGTAAAAATGGGTTATTAACATTTGGAATTGGGTGATTACTTGGTATTTACTTTCATGCATATGAAGTGCTCGATGAAATGTTTGAACGGAAGTTGAATCTTTCATTGGCATGTTTAACTTGTCTTGGTGCTTAAGCTATTGGATGATCTTTATGCTATGATTAGTAGATCGATCGGTCTTGTTCTCATGCATATTAAGTGTTCGTAGAATAGTTTGAACGAAAGTTTGACTCTTTCTTTGACATGTTTGGCTTGTCTTGATGCTTATGCTATTGGAAGGTCTATATGCCATGTTAGTATTGAGTTCATATTAATTAAGTGACAACTTGTTAATGAACTCTAGGTGATTAGGAAATTAGTCTTAATTCCTTGACCATTGTCATCACCCATGTCttgttttgatcttgttttatacCCTCCTACCCAAGTGAACCCGAAGACTCTAGTTCTTCCATCAATTGAATACAATcccatttagtttaatttaacttgtttgcatcttagttttagATAAATCAACATCTTATTTTTTATTAGGCTAAATTGGGACTTAAACCgaccaagtatctaacccccgccatctttgtgttcgacaccctaattatactacttaatttgggttctttataaatagtttttggtaccggaagtgacggcaaaacccggttatcaaaatggcgccgttgccggggatggcgttaggttatgcttagttagttAGAGTCTTAGACTtagtctttacttgttgtttgcttgtttgagtaGTTACTTGTTTCTTGTAGAGTGAGTGTTTTATTGCTTACCCCCAAGTGCctaaaaacactaggagactaacgATTTGTTGAAGTATATGCCTAGAGGAAACGGTAATCTATTGCTTAGTGACCCGGAATCGGAGTGGCTCTTTAGAGCTTTAAGAAGAAGGACCTTAGCAAGGATTGAGAATTCCGACTTAGCAACTTTAAACCAAGGTAGCTCATCCACCCAATCGCACTAAGAAACCTTTACCAAAGAACAACCAAACAACACAATTTATCCCTTcttaaaaaatgaaaaaacaccaaaaatatgtatttcatttccgaatttcctccacacatttatttccattggaaatatgtaaataaataagtgtggggaggaaattccatcattttaaaaatacaaaaacatgttatttattttcaaatattcaaaaaatccaaaaacgtgttctttaatttcgaaaaattcaaaaaccaccaaaaatatgttgtttatttttcctattctctccctatactttgttctattgaggacaatgtaaatttcaagtgtggggagggaaatatccactttgtgaatattgtctatatttgttcatatcattatatacttgtaaatttaagaaaa from Silene latifolia isolate original U9 population chromosome 5, ASM4854445v1, whole genome shotgun sequence encodes the following:
- the LOC141657801 gene encoding uncharacterized protein LOC141657801, which encodes MSTSLSIENSDSYESRSGETLTMDDILLPYETTESESEVSCSQKNETKKKKKKKKKKKNDKKKKPKAMKCNSDPQSGEKVPMESPKLKPDEYLDYFPQHYEISFNGIKVYTEVIRPKKKKKPKAIEKKDNMRFDEKREDLEDILFRESEGMEKTSRIFAGAALSYLREQGHNLELVKPGSYELGEVTRGYRAHFNFKAKRKDDPSAPVEMYFGQLCYYGETEIVVECCVSMGESDSLPYDPEDRGCQYCTNTVHHPLGGCKGIVWGLLTFSNKTRSFTIA
- the LOC141657802 gene encoding F-box/kelch-repeat protein At3g23880-like; protein product: METSSIISPEIHEKIESFWPEILKRIPTKQLGICMCVSKKWNKLITCSSFISSHNNFLSKSQQFNQSSNLFILRTFSIKTPQKPFKELYHICLDNENPKTQTLETLIKKSIVCPFKTAKGFHFRFVGSVNGVIFLSDDYFCNTYNFILWNPILSCFIQLPKPRACFTTIGAYMNVHGFGYDDEIDDFKVIRLVYPSRRDGLDEIPPRAELYSVKEGKWRWVNADNVEYCPTDKEWSQCFLKGSVHWVAFERRTEEEGSGHKSTLLLLFNVVKEKFQMMKLPLELREVCPLCLEVFESQGLLCVNHYVMTEMLVGELVQYNLWVKKEYTKGSSWCKVASVDLRGSLQKGIYWRKNGEVLVTSKNMELGSYDTGTGNVAMLAPPGYAVRYDVCSFVESLAFLNEDCKNRRRFVPKKIEENDSSDNDDEEPITPQKAEFEKMGKFIFYMNQLRKFRRQF